A genome region from Populus alba chromosome 3, ASM523922v2, whole genome shotgun sequence includes the following:
- the LOC118037975 gene encoding D-glycerate 3-kinase, chloroplastic isoform X2, translating to MTNILALGSIGSGHSWIQDGSMNRNSTSSNKGMQGPLHSVFPSTPAQVSSVEDLFEFICSGPLISKLGLTSEMIAESIDKWISYGLLLCRLFQLNELFLTVPQKARFYHYYIPVFIWCEDKISKHVSQFKDSEDIPPLVIGFSAPQGCGKTTLVFALDYLFKATGRKSAMLSIDDFYLTAEGQAKLRETNSGNALLEFRGNAGSHDLPFSIETLSALNKLTKEGMKMRLPRYDKSAYSGRGDRADPSTWPEVKGPLTVVLFEGWMLGFKPLPMEVVQAVDPQLEIINKNLEAYYDAWDKFIKAWVVIKIQDPSCVYHWRLQAEIAMREDGNPGMTDEEVKDFVSRYLPAYKAYLPTLYAEGPNGSDPENLLLIEIDEGRNPILGN from the exons atgaCCAACATTCTTGCTTTGGGTTCCATTG GCAGCGGACATTCGTGGATTCAAGACGGCTCCATGAATCGGAACTCCACTTCCAGCAACAAAGGGATGCAAGGTCCATTGCATTCGGTGTTTCCCTCGACACCTGCACAAGTCTCTTCCGTGGAGGACCTTTTCGAATTTATTTGCTCAGGCCCTCTTATAAGCAAGTTGGGTTTGACCTCAGAAATGATTGCTGAGTCCATAGACAAATGGATATCATATGGCTTGCTGCTGTGCCGATTATTTCAGCTTAATGAATTATTTCTTACAGTTCCTCAGAAAGCAAGGTTTTATCACTATTATATACCGGTCTTCATTTGGTGTGAAGATAAGATTTCTAAGCACGTATCCCAGTTCAAAGACTCTGAAGATATACCTCCTTTAGTG ATTGGTTTTAGTGCTCCACAAGGTTGTGGAAAGACCACACTTGTCTTTGCTCTTGATTATCTCTTCAAAGCAACTGGCAG GAAGTCCGCAATGTTATCCATAGATGATTTCTATTTAACAGCAGAGGGTCAG GCCAAACTGAGAGAAACCAATTCAGGAAATGCACTTCTAGAG TTCCGAGGAAATGCTGGGAGTCATGATCttccattttcaattgaaactcTGTCTGCTTTAAACAAACTGACAAAAGAAG GCATGAAGATGAGGCTGCCTCGATATGATAAG TCTGCATACAGTGGAAGAGGTGACAGAGCTGATCCTTCAACATGGCCAGAGGTTAAAGGACCATTAACA GTTGTGCTATTTGAAGGTTGGATGCTTGGTTTTAAACCACTTCCAATGGAAGTCGTCCAAGCAGTTGATCCTCAG CTAGAGATCATAAACAAGAATCTTGAAGCCTATTATGATGCATGGGACAAGTTTATTAAGGCATGGGTGGTCATCAAGATTCAGGACCCTAGTTGTGTCTACCATTGGCGTTTGCAG GCAGAGATTGCCATGAGAGAGGATGGAAACCCTGGGATGACTGATGAGGAG GTTAAAGATTTTGTTTCGCGTTACCTACCAGCATACAAGGCTTACCTTCCCACCCTCTATGCTGAAGGACCCAATGGTTCAGATCCGGAGAATCTCCTTCTCATTGAAATTGATGAAGGAAGAAATCCTATCCTAGGTAATTAG
- the LOC118037975 gene encoding D-glycerate 3-kinase, chloroplastic isoform X1: protein MSAFNIPPPSTTTTTFSSLPSSYCHSNITRTNYFNNDYNNNKKYSRGFHFSLFSSQTNPSSSSSSSKTKRELSKMPTHFSKSGSGHSWIQDGSMNRNSTSSNKGMQGPLHSVFPSTPAQVSSVEDLFEFICSGPLISKLGLTSEMIAESIDKWISYGLLLCRLFQLNELFLTVPQKARFYHYYIPVFIWCEDKISKHVSQFKDSEDIPPLVIGFSAPQGCGKTTLVFALDYLFKATGRKSAMLSIDDFYLTAEGQAKLRETNSGNALLEFRGNAGSHDLPFSIETLSALNKLTKEGMKMRLPRYDKSAYSGRGDRADPSTWPEVKGPLTVVLFEGWMLGFKPLPMEVVQAVDPQLEIINKNLEAYYDAWDKFIKAWVVIKIQDPSCVYHWRLQAEIAMREDGNPGMTDEEVKDFVSRYLPAYKAYLPTLYAEGPNGSDPENLLLIEIDEGRNPILGN from the exons ATGTCGGCTTTCAATATTCCACCACcgtccaccaccaccaccaccttctcttctcttccttcttcttaCTGTCACTCCAATATTACTAGAACTAATTATTTCAACAatgattacaataataataaaaagtactCTCGTGGTTTTCACTTCTCTCTATTCTCGTCCCAGACTaatccatcatcatcatcgtcatcttcTAAGACTAAGAGAGAACTCTCTAAAATGCCTACCCATTTCTCTAAATCAG GCAGCGGACATTCGTGGATTCAAGACGGCTCCATGAATCGGAACTCCACTTCCAGCAACAAAGGGATGCAAGGTCCATTGCATTCGGTGTTTCCCTCGACACCTGCACAAGTCTCTTCCGTGGAGGACCTTTTCGAATTTATTTGCTCAGGCCCTCTTATAAGCAAGTTGGGTTTGACCTCAGAAATGATTGCTGAGTCCATAGACAAATGGATATCATATGGCTTGCTGCTGTGCCGATTATTTCAGCTTAATGAATTATTTCTTACAGTTCCTCAGAAAGCAAGGTTTTATCACTATTATATACCGGTCTTCATTTGGTGTGAAGATAAGATTTCTAAGCACGTATCCCAGTTCAAAGACTCTGAAGATATACCTCCTTTAGTG ATTGGTTTTAGTGCTCCACAAGGTTGTGGAAAGACCACACTTGTCTTTGCTCTTGATTATCTCTTCAAAGCAACTGGCAG GAAGTCCGCAATGTTATCCATAGATGATTTCTATTTAACAGCAGAGGGTCAG GCCAAACTGAGAGAAACCAATTCAGGAAATGCACTTCTAGAG TTCCGAGGAAATGCTGGGAGTCATGATCttccattttcaattgaaactcTGTCTGCTTTAAACAAACTGACAAAAGAAG GCATGAAGATGAGGCTGCCTCGATATGATAAG TCTGCATACAGTGGAAGAGGTGACAGAGCTGATCCTTCAACATGGCCAGAGGTTAAAGGACCATTAACA GTTGTGCTATTTGAAGGTTGGATGCTTGGTTTTAAACCACTTCCAATGGAAGTCGTCCAAGCAGTTGATCCTCAG CTAGAGATCATAAACAAGAATCTTGAAGCCTATTATGATGCATGGGACAAGTTTATTAAGGCATGGGTGGTCATCAAGATTCAGGACCCTAGTTGTGTCTACCATTGGCGTTTGCAG GCAGAGATTGCCATGAGAGAGGATGGAAACCCTGGGATGACTGATGAGGAG GTTAAAGATTTTGTTTCGCGTTACCTACCAGCATACAAGGCTTACCTTCCCACCCTCTATGCTGAAGGACCCAATGGTTCAGATCCGGAGAATCTCCTTCTCATTGAAATTGATGAAGGAAGAAATCCTATCCTAGGTAATTAG
- the LOC118038083 gene encoding cyclin-A2-4 yields the protein MKRENVLPSNFRHLNGPITRAAALRASGTMPLLKAPTKQDWKRNLRTNRKRAALDENSTSRPDNADNRCKRRAVLQDVTNVCCENSYASCFSATKIQAKVAKQAKKVQLDASKVAPSSALEYPRLKANSKKKIVCRDIKREPYSEVASSTTSEKDVPSQPSGTGEFGTDDPQLPNLCSIVPSHPHHSPKKAEKCNVSENWKASSDPEFIDIDSDHKDPQLCSLYAADIYNNLRVAELARRSLPTFMETVQQDITQIMRGILVDWLVEVSEEYKLVPDTLYLTVYLIDWFLSQNYIERHRLQLLGITCMLIASKYEEICPPHVEEFCFITDNTYTSIEVLKMETQVLNFFGFQIIAPTAKTFLRRFLRAAQASYKNPSYELEFLADYLAELTLVDYSFLNFLPSVIAASSVFLAGWTLDQTSHPWSPTLEHYTSYKASDLKTTVLALQGLQLNTKGCPLNAIRMKYRQPKFKSVAALSSPKLLETLF from the exons atgaaaagggaaaacGTACTTCCTTCTAATTTTAGGCATCTTAATGGTCCAATAACACGAGCAGCTGCCTTGCGTGCTTCTGGGACGATGCCACTTTTAAAGGCACCAACAAAACAAGATTGGAAAAGGAATTTGCGAACAAACAGAAAAAGAGCAGCCTTAGATGAGAACAGTACTAGCAGACCTGATAATGCAGATAATCGATGTAAGAGGAGAGCAGTGCTTCAGGATGTCACAAATGTTTGCTGTGAGAATTCGTATGCGAGTTGCTTCAGTGCAACTAAAATTCAG GCTAAGGTAGCCAAGCAGGCTAAAAAGGTTCAGCTTGATGCATCAAAAGTtgccccttcaagtgccttagAATACCCACGTCTTAAAgctaattcaaagaaaaagattGTTTGTCGAGATATAAAAAGAGAACCTTATTCTGAAGTTGCATCCTCAACTACTTCAGAAAAAGACGTACCTTCTCAACCCAGTGGCACAGGGGAGTTTGGCACGGATGATCCTCAGCTTCCTAATCTGTGTTCAATTGTGCCTTCCCATCCCCATCATTCTCCAAAAAAAG CTGAGAAATGCAATGTTTCTGAGAATTGGAAGGCATCAAGTGATCCAGAATTTATAGACATTGACAGTGATCACAAGGATCCTCAACTTTGCAGCCTCTATGCTGCTGATATCTATAACAATTTACGTGTTGCtgag CTTGCCCGAAGGTCTCTTCCTACTTTTATGGAAACAGTGCAACAAGACATCACTCAAATAATGAGAGGGATTTTAGTTGATTGGCTTGTTGAG GTATCTGAGGAATATAAGCTGGTGCCAGACACACTTTACCTCACAGTATATCTCATAGATTGGTTTCTCTCTCAAAATTATATTGAGAGACACAGGCTTCAACTACTCGGTATCACTTGCATGCTAATTGCTTC CAAATATGAAGAGATTTGTCCGCCACATGTGGAAGAATTTTGCTTCATCACTGACAACACATACACAAGCATAGAG GTGTTAAAGATGGAGACTCaagtgttaaatttttttggctttCAGATAATTGCTCCTACTGCAAAAACTTTTCTGAG GAGATTTTTACGTGCAGCACAGGCATCATACAAG AACCCTAGTTATGAACTGGAGTTCCTGGCTGATTACCTAGCAGAACTGACATTAGTTGACTACagtttcttgaattttcttccTTCTGTCATTGCTGCATCATCTGTATTTCTTGCCGGATGGACGTTGGATCAGACAAGCCATCCATGG AGTCCAACTCTAGAACACTATACTTCTTACAAGGCGTCGGATCTTAAAACTACAGTTCTTGCACTGCAAGGTTTACAATTGAACACCAAAGGGTGTCCTCTGAATGCTATACGCATGAAGTATAGGCAACCAAAG TTTAAATCTGTGGCGGCCTTGTCTTCTCCGAAACTGCTTGAAACTCTATTCTGA
- the LOC118038041 gene encoding U1 small nuclear ribonucleoprotein C, translating into MPRYYCDYCDTYLTHDSPSVRKQHNAGYKHKANVRIYYQQFEEQQTQSIIDQRIKEHLGQTAAFQQVGAAYNQHLMVQRPRLPVLPTPVMPIGGNNAPLFPGMRPPVLPRPMPGAPGYMNPPMMPPMMAPPGAPSLPGQMNGVPRPPTMIAQPTVPGSTAAPTPSGPPSMVPPVTYQANQAATSGGFDSFNVNAAAPEANH; encoded by the exons ATGCCCCG GTATTACTGTGATTATTGTGACACTTACTTGACTCATGATTCT CCATCTGTTAGAAAACAGCACAATGCCGGTTATAAACACAAG GCAAATGTGAGGATCTATTATCAGCAGTTTGAGGAGCAGCAAACCCAAAGTATAATTGACCAAAGAATAAAGGAACATCTTGGCCAAACTGCAGCTTTTCAACAGGTTGGTGCCGCATACAATCAGCATCTAATGGTCCAGAGACCCCGGCTTCCTGTTCTTCCAACTCCTGTGATGCCAATTGGAGGAAATAACGCCCCATTATTCCCTGGGATGAGGCCTCCTGTTTTGCCTAGACCAATGCCTGGTGCTCCAG GTTATATGAACCCTCCTATGATGCCCCCAATGATGGCACCCCCTGGTGCTCCTTCCTTACCTGGTCAAATGAATGGTGTTCCAAGGCCTCCTACAATGATTGCACAACCAACCGTTCCTGGGAGTACTGCAGCACCTACTCCTAGCGGTCCCCCATCTATGGTTCCACCTGTTACTTACCAAGCAAATCAAGCAGCAACAAGTGGAGGCTTTGACAGCTTCAATGTGAATGCCGCAGCCCCTGAAGCCAATCATTAG
- the LOC118037902 gene encoding pentatricopeptide repeat-containing protein At2g15690, mitochondrial: MASSMAIRLSPPPQMLHPLFSKVRSLRHFSFSNKTLILAKPLTTSALPNDHQRFYPNDASQWNSRTLTHPPSPPPPPHQSSPQPAHYNHNQPIQNQQYPPPNQQNYPNQGYAYPDQGGYPQQQHQYPNPNQRDQNYPQYQNPGQFSPDVRGDYGQPGSPNRRDNRNQGYPQQKKTDQWASRVVPESRRQDLNVNFSATANAPATAPQYPNPNQRYQNYPQYPNPNQRDQNHPQYQNPGQFSPDVRGDYGQPGSPNRWDNRNQGYPQQRNTDQWASRVGSESRRQDLNVNFSANANDPAPATAPPPSVYDLERLCQEGKAKQAIELMDNGVKADGNCFYSLFEMCSKHEDAKKVHDYFLQSTFRGDVKLNNNVIKMFGKCGSMADARRVFDHMPERNMDSWHLMINEYANNDLGDEGLELFEQMKKLGLEPTGETFHAVLSACASAEAVEEGFLYFEEMSREFGISPTLEHYLSIIDVLGKSAYLNEAVEYIEKLPFEPTVEIWEALRKYARSHGDIDLEDHAEELIVSFDSSKAVANKIPTPPPKKYNLISMLEGKNRVAEFRNPTFYKDDEKLKELREMKTGGYVPDTRYVLHDIDQEAKEQALLYHSERLAIAYGLISTPARMPLRIIKNLRVCGDCHNAIKIMSKIVGRELIVRDNKRFHHFKGGKCSCGDYW; encoded by the coding sequence ATGGCGTCTTCCATGGCAATCCGTCTTTCACCGCCTCCACAAATGCTTCATCCACTCTTCTCCAAGGTACGCTCTCTTCGACACTTTTCTTTCAGTAACAAAACCCTAATCCTCGCTAAACCCCTCACTACTTCAGCATTACCAAATGACCATCAAAGATTTTATCCAAATGATGCTTCCCAATGGAACTCGAGAACCCTGACACaccctccttctcctcctcctcctcctcaccaGTCCTCCCCACAACCTGCTCACTACAATCACAATCAACCCATCCAAAATCAGCAATACCCTCCTCCAAACCAACAAAATTATCCTAATCAGGGTTATGCCTATCCTGACCAAGGAGGATACCCTCAACAACAACACCAGTATCCAAACCCTAATCAACGGGATCAAAATTATCCCCAGTACCAAAACCCTGGTCAATTTAGCCCTGATGTCCGGGGGGATTATGGGCAACCCGGAAGCCCAAATCGACGGGACAACCGAAATCAGGGATACCCGCAACAGAAAAAAACTGATCAGTGGGCCTCACGTGTGGTTCCGGAGAGTCGAAGACAGGATTTGAATGTTAATTTTAGTGCTACTGCTAATGCTCCAGCTACTGCTCCCCAGTATCCAAACCCTAATCAACGGTATCAAAATTACCCCCAGTATCCAAACCCTAATCAACGGGATCAAAATCATCCCCAGTACCAAAACCCTGGTCAGTTTAGCCCTGATGTCCGGGGGGATTATGGGCAACCCGGAAGCCCAAATCGATGGGACAACCGAAATCAGGGATATCCGCAACAGAGAAACACTGATCAGTGGGCCTCACGTGTGGGCTCGGAGAGTCGAAGACAGGATTTGAATGTTAATTTTAGTGCCAATGCTAATGATCCAGCTCCAGCTACTGCTCCGCCTCCGTCGGTTTATGACTTGGAGCGTTTGTGTCAGGAGGGTAAGGCTAAGCAAGCTATCGAGTTGATGGATAATGGGGTTAAAGCCGatggtaattgtttttatagtttgttTGAGATGTGCTCAAAACATGAGGATGCCAAGAAGGTCCATGATTATTTTTTGCAGTCGACCTTTAGGGGCGATGTTAAGTTGAACAATAATGTGATTAAGATGTTTGGGAAATGTGGAAGTATGGCAGATGCGAGGAGAGTTTTTGATCATATGCCTGAGAGGAATATGGATTCATGGCATTTGATGATCAATGAGTATGCCAATAACGACCTGGGAGATGAGGGATTGGAGCTGTTTGAGCAGATGAAGAAGTTGGGCTTGGAACCCACCGGGGAAACATTTCACGCTGTTTTGTCTGCCTGTGCAAGTGCCGAGGCAGTGGAGGaagggtttttatattttgaggAAATGAGCAGGGAGTTTGGCATTAGTCCAACCCTTGAGCATTATTTGAGCATTATAGATGTTCTTGGAAAGTCTGCATATCTTAATGAAGCTGTGGAGTATATTGAGAAACTTCCATTTGAACCCACAGTGGAAATTTGGGAGGCATTGAGGAAGTATGCTAGAAGTCATGGAGACATTGATCTTGAAGACCACGCTGAGGAATTGATCGTTTCTTTTGATTCATCAAAGGCTGTTGCTAATAAAATCCCAACGCCACCACCGAAGAAGTATAATCTGATTAGCATGCTTGAAGGAAAGAATAGAGTAGCTGAGTTTAGGAATCCTACATTTTACAAGGATGATGAGAAATTAAAGGAATTGCGTGAGATGAAAACAGGTGGCTATGTTCCTGATACTAGATATGTTCTTCATGACATTGATCAGGAGGCCAAAGAGCAAGCCTTGCTGTATCACAGTGAGCGGTTGGCAATTGCATATGGTCTTATTAGCACCCCAGCAAGGATGCCCTTGAGAATAATCAAGAATCTCCGTGTGTGTGGGGACTGTCACAATGCCATCAAGATCATGTCAAAGATTGTTGGGAGGGAGTTAATAGTTAGGGACAACAAAAGGTTTCATCATTTCAAGGGTGGCAAGTGTTCTTGTGGAGATTATTGGTGA